The following coding sequences are from one Saprospiraceae bacterium window:
- a CDS encoding PQQ-binding-like beta-propeller repeat protein yields the protein MKTIVAIIFYVSFLLSCSCTKEETPSVKTENGVITEKPYIWWNKEEEHDQSIITTPFTFNGGFIAETHQNGRSYMSFQNAIDGKILWKWDDYTFDYDIGLRYPYCSTLGFIFFQSGPRTYCVNLQSGKTQWKETQSASQYIVTNGFLNEGFVLQSFPDDGDKYPGVKIYDLEKGNQKDKIIPKFLNIDKLNVLGELGSIGNVVRIDTLNKIYYLISYDESLNEYKSKPMIGLYNYSEKKWIYEYKLITNLEKTGLGLVSIQNNKIYHDGASHVFCNDLWTGDSIWTQEFKGNFLFGSCTYDQGTLYCAAEGDGYYALDAETGAIKWKGECAPGTSSRMVVLNGVLYYINGGDGRLWALDAATGKTLWRLKSPDGYSFKREINVMQGDGERKGYVLTSTWHGACAYEAER from the coding sequence ATGAAAACAATAGTTGCAATTATTTTTTATGTTAGTTTCCTCCTTAGTTGCTCATGTACTAAGGAGGAGACTCCTTCTGTTAAAACCGAAAATGGGGTAATAACAGAGAAGCCATATATCTGGTGGAATAAAGAGGAAGAGCATGATCAGTCTATTATTACTACCCCATTTACATTTAATGGTGGATTCATTGCAGAAACTCATCAGAATGGCAGATCCTATATGTCATTTCAAAATGCAATAGATGGAAAAATTCTTTGGAAATGGGATGACTATACATTTGATTATGACATTGGACTTAGATATCCATATTGTTCAACATTAGGATTTATTTTTTTTCAATCTGGACCCAGAACCTATTGTGTAAATTTACAATCAGGGAAAACTCAATGGAAAGAAACTCAGTCTGCTTCACAATATATAGTAACTAATGGATTCTTGAACGAAGGTTTTGTGTTACAAAGTTTTCCAGATGATGGTGATAAATATCCGGGAGTCAAAATTTATGACTTAGAAAAAGGCAATCAGAAAGATAAAATAATACCTAAATTCTTAAATATTGATAAATTAAATGTGTTGGGAGAATTAGGATCAATAGGCAATGTAGTTCGAATAGATACGTTAAATAAGATTTATTATTTGATATCATATGACGAATCATTAAATGAATATAAAAGTAAACCAATGATTGGTCTTTATAATTATTCAGAAAAAAAATGGATTTATGAATATAAATTAATTACCAATTTGGAAAAAACTGGATTAGGTTTAGTATCAATTCAAAACAATAAAATTTATCACGATGGAGCAAGTCATGTATTCTGCAATGATCTATGGACTGGAGATAGCATTTGGACTCAAGAGTTCAAGGGGAATTTTCTGTTTGGAAGTTGTACTTATGACCAAGGTACTCTCTACTGCGCCGCCGAAGGCGACGGCTATTACGCTTTAGATGCGGAGACCGGAGCGATCAAGTGGAAGGGGGAATGTGCGCCGGGCACAAGCAGTAGAATGGTGGTATTGAATGGAGTACTGTATTACATCAATGGAGGCGACGGACGACTATGGGCTCTGGATGCAGCTACAGGCAAGACATTATGGCGACTAAAAAGTCCCGACGGCTATAGTTTCAAGCGAGAGATCAATGTGATGCAGGGAGATGGCGAGAGAAAGGGATATGTCCTCACCAGCACGTGGCATGGAGCCTGTGCGTATGAGGCGGAACGGTAG
- a CDS encoding PQQ-binding-like beta-propeller repeat protein, with amino-acid sequence MKKIIAIIFSGLFLGCGCNKEELPSRILDNGVVIEKPYIWWNKEEEHDQSIKTIGHFYNGSFLCESHQNGISYLSLTNAKNGKISWKWNGYRNSNDLSIDFPYSYDRYLYILSGSPRTYCLDFNSGKEIWSKTWDKAIFYKSSGYKDEVYVLQDHADGVDEYPGFYILDLNTGVVKDKIIPMYKFKNKNVINEFGSIRGVQRIDTLNEIYYLISYTESIDSKSSYPRISLYNYSNKKWIFEYKPLITIDPGAQGSLCVVNNKIYHSLGNSIVCHDLWSGDSLWSQEFKGGFLFGEYMIDNGTLYCAAEGDGYYALDAETGAIKWKGERAPGTSSRMVVLNGVLYYINGGDGRLWALDAATGKTLWRLKSPDGYSFKREINVMPGDGERKGYVLTSTWHGACAYEAER; translated from the coding sequence ATGAAAAAAATAATTGCAATTATTTTTTCCGGACTCTTCCTTGGCTGCGGATGCAACAAGGAAGAGCTTCCTTCTCGCATCCTAGACAATGGAGTGGTTATAGAAAAACCTTACATTTGGTGGAATAAGGAAGAGGAGCATGATCAATCAATAAAAACTATTGGTCATTTTTATAATGGTAGTTTTCTTTGCGAATCACACCAAAATGGAATTTCTTATCTCAGTTTAACTAATGCAAAAAATGGAAAAATTAGTTGGAAGTGGAATGGATATAGAAATAGTAATGATTTGTCAATAGATTTTCCTTATTCATATGATAGATATTTATATATATTGAGTGGGTCACCTAGAACTTACTGTTTGGATTTTAATTCTGGCAAAGAAATTTGGAGTAAAACATGGGATAAAGCAATTTTCTATAAATCTTCTGGTTATAAGGATGAAGTTTATGTATTACAAGATCATGCAGATGGTGTGGATGAATATCCCGGTTTTTACATTCTTGATCTTAATACCGGAGTAGTGAAAGATAAAATTATTCCAATGTACAAATTTAAAAATAAAAATGTAATAAATGAATTTGGAAGCATTAGAGGTGTTCAAAGAATAGATACTTTAAATGAAATTTACTATTTAATTTCATATACAGAATCAATAGATAGTAAATCTAGTTATCCACGTATCTCTTTATATAATTATTCAAACAAAAAATGGATCTTTGAATATAAGCCATTAATTACTATAGATCCTGGTGCACAAGGTTCGCTTTGTGTTGTAAATAATAAAATTTATCATTCATTGGGTAATTCTATTGTTTGTCATGATTTATGGTCTGGTGATAGTCTGTGGTCACAAGAATTTAAAGGTGGATTTTTATTTGGTGAATATATGATCGACAACGGCACTCTCTACTGTGCCGCCGAAGGCGATGGTTATTACGCTTTAGATGCGGAGACCGGAGCGATCAAGTGGAAGGGAGAACGTGCGCCGGGCACAAGCAGTAGAATGGTTGTATTGAATGGAGTATTGTATTACATCAATGGAGGCGACGGACGACTATGGGCTCTGGATGCAGCTACAGGCAAGACATTATGGCGACTAAAAAGTCCCGACGGCTATAGCTTCAAGCGAGAGATCAATGTGATGCCGGGAGATGGCGAGAGAAAGGGATATGTCCTCACCAGCACGTGGCATGGAGCCTGTGCGTATGAGGCGGAACGGTAG
- a CDS encoding PQQ-binding-like beta-propeller repeat protein, whose product MKKIIAIIFIGTLLSCSCTKEDAPSVKTENGIITEKPYIWWNKQGSHDFEMITNNIIFNKNFLSLVLENSKTYFCLYKISDGEISWKWNPKNDNDYGVDFPYSFNNYLYLLSGSPRSYCIDLNSGKEIWSKTWDKAIFYKSSGYKNEVYVLQDFADTGDEYPGFYILDLYTGNIKDKIIPMYKFRNKNVLDEFGSIRGVNRIDSLGKIYYIISYQESINDKSSYPLISLYDYTDKKWVYEYKPLSTVILGGQGTLSIYKNKVYHTLGDNVICHNLWTGDSIWTTKLKGNFLFGSYIINNDILYCAAEGDGYYALDAETGAVKWKGERAPGTSSRMVILNGVLYYINGGDGRLWALDAATGKTLWRLKSPDNNFGFKREINVMQGDGERKGYVLTSTWHGACAYEAER is encoded by the coding sequence ATGAAAAAAATAATAGCAATTATTTTTATAGGAACCCTCCTTAGTTGCTCATGCACTAAGGAGGATGCTCCTTCTGTTAAAACAGAAAATGGTATAATAACTGAAAAGCCATATATCTGGTGGAACAAACAAGGATCTCATGACTTTGAAATGATTACAAATAACATTATTTTTAATAAAAACTTTTTGAGTTTAGTTTTAGAAAATAGTAAAACTTACTTTTGTTTGTATAAAATTTCAGACGGAGAAATTTCATGGAAATGGAATCCCAAAAATGACAATGATTATGGAGTAGATTTTCCATATTCATTTAATAATTATTTGTATTTGTTAAGTGGGAGTCCAAGGTCTTATTGCATTGATTTAAATTCAGGCAAGGAAATTTGGAGTAAAACATGGGATAAAGCAATTTTTTACAAAAGTTCAGGATATAAGAATGAAGTTTATGTTTTACAAGATTTTGCAGATACAGGAGATGAGTATCCAGGTTTTTATATTTTAGATTTGTATACTGGTAATATTAAAGACAAAATTATTCCAATGTATAAATTTAGAAATAAAAATGTATTGGATGAATTTGGAAGTATTAGAGGTGTAAATCGGATTGATTCGTTGGGTAAAATTTACTACATAATATCATATCAGGAGTCAATTAATGATAAATCATCTTATCCTTTAATAAGTCTTTATGACTACACTGATAAAAAATGGGTTTATGAATATAAGCCTTTGAGTACTGTTATTTTAGGTGGACAAGGCACTTTGTCTATATATAAAAATAAAGTTTATCATACTTTAGGGGATAATGTTATCTGTCATAATTTATGGACAGGAGATAGCATATGGACGACAAAACTAAAAGGAAACTTTCTTTTCGGAAGTTATATCATAAACAATGATATTCTGTATTGCGCCGCCGAAGGCGACGGCTATTACGCATTAGATGCAGAGACAGGAGCCGTCAAGTGGAAGGGAGAGCGCGCACCTGGTACTAGCAGTAGAATGGTGATATTGAATGGAGTACTTTATTATATAAATGGCGGTGATGGCAGACTTTGGGCACTTGATGCAGCTACAGGCAAAACCTTATGGCGACTCAAAAGTCCAGACAATAACTTTGGCTTCAAGCGAGAGATCAATGTGATGCAAGGAGATGGAGAGCGCAAAGGCTATGTATTGACAAGTACATGGCATGGGGCTTGTGCTTATGAGGCGGAACGGTAG
- a CDS encoding PQQ-like beta-propeller repeat protein, which produces MKKIIAIIFSGLFLGCGCNKEELPSRILDNGVVIEKPYIWWNKGNLEHLNELWEVKTFDFNVIKELVTDDKNYLASYKLTDGKLNWKWNDYWNNDFQFLGEPYQINNLYIDKVNKNTYCIDLFTGKTVWKIARNSEGNWINSGFNDNYIEIMYGSNKINGFSAHSIYVGKTDSPNFYKEIIPKYFVSKNLTVNDEVGICCKPNGFQKDGKEMIFIPFYCPNSINDGKRYISLYNLSDDRWVYDSILISEKSKLGMSLLPLFYNDLVIINIDQSLYAINVMKGEIIWETKFNQNSSFGFGGFIIDNGTLYCAAEGDGYYALDAETGAIKWKGERAPGTSSRMVVLNGVLYYINGGDGRLWALDAATGKTLWRLKSPDGYSFKREINVMQGDGERKGYVLTSTWHGACAYEAER; this is translated from the coding sequence ATGAAAAAAATAATTGCAATTATTTTTTCCGGACTCTTCCTTGGCTGCGGATGCAACAAGGAAGAGCTTCCTTCTCGCATCCTAGACAATGGAGTGGTTATAGAAAAACCTTACATTTGGTGGAATAAAGGAAATTTAGAACACCTTAATGAGTTGTGGGAAGTCAAAACATTTGATTTTAATGTTATTAAGGAACTAGTTACCGATGACAAAAATTATTTAGCTTCGTATAAATTAACAGATGGTAAATTAAATTGGAAATGGAACGACTATTGGAATAATGACTTTCAATTTTTAGGAGAACCATATCAAATTAATAATTTGTATATAGATAAAGTGAATAAAAATACATATTGTATTGATTTATTTACAGGCAAGACAGTATGGAAGATTGCAAGAAATTCAGAAGGCAATTGGATAAATTCAGGATTTAATGATAACTATATTGAAATAATGTATGGTTCGAATAAAATCAATGGATTTTCAGCGCACTCAATTTATGTTGGTAAAACTGATTCTCCAAATTTTTACAAAGAAATTATTCCAAAATATTTTGTATCAAAAAACCTTACTGTAAATGATGAAGTGGGTATATGTTGCAAACCTAACGGTTTTCAAAAGGATGGCAAAGAAATGATCTTTATTCCGTTTTATTGCCCAAACTCGATCAATGATGGTAAAAGATATATATCACTTTACAATCTTAGCGATGATAGATGGGTTTATGATAGTATACTCATATCAGAAAAAAGTAAATTGGGTATGAGTTTACTTCCTTTATTTTATAACGATTTAGTTATTATCAATATTGATCAATCATTGTACGCTATTAATGTAATGAAAGGAGAAATTATTTGGGAAACTAAATTCAATCAAAATTCAAGTTTTGGATTTGGAGGATTTATAATTGACAATGGCACTCTCTACTGCGCCGCCGAAGGCGACGGCTATTACGCTTTAGATGCAGAGACAGGAGCGATCAAGTGGAAGGGAGAACGTGCGCCGGGCACAAGCAGTAGAATGGTTGTATTGAATGGAGTGCTGTATTACATCAATGGAGGCGACGGACGACTATGGGCTCTGGATGCTGCTACAGGCAAGACATTATGGCGACTAAAAAGTCCCGACGGCTACAGCTTCAAGCGAGAGATCAATGTGATGCAGGGAGATGGCGAGAGAAAGGGATATGTCCTCACGAGCACATGGCATGGAGCTTGTGCGTATGAGGCAGAACGGTAG
- a CDS encoding PQQ-binding-like beta-propeller repeat protein, producing MKKIIAIIFIGTLLSCSCTKEDNSIPIKTENGVISEKPYLWWNKEEEHDQFIITTPLIYNKSFIAETHQNGRSYMSLQCAKNGKIIWKWDEYERLYDLELRHPYSNKKILFFQSGPRTYCINMETGKTEWKKTWDKALYDKCSGYQNDFFELKQYHELGEIYPEIDILDISNGSIKGKIIPKFVNTTSYNVLDELGDIHSVSPFEKNGKVYLLITYNEAISYSKSIPLISLYNYTDKTWVYEYKKITNLEQGGLGFVDIQYDKIYHDGASHVFCNDLWTGDSIWTQKFNGNFLFGSCLVDNGTMYCAAEGDGYYALDAETGAIKWKGERAPGTSSRMVILNGVLYYINGGDGRLWALDAATGKTLWRLKSPDNNFGFKREINVMQGDGERKGYVLTSTWHGACAYEAER from the coding sequence ATGAAAAAAATAATAGCAATTATTTTTATAGGAACCCTCCTTAGTTGCTCATGCACTAAGGAGGACAATTCCATTCCAATAAAAACAGAGAATGGTGTAATATCTGAGAAGCCATATTTATGGTGGAATAAAGAAGAGGAACATGACCAATTCATAATTACTACACCCTTAATATATAATAAATCTTTTATTGCAGAGACACATCAAAACGGTAGATCATATATGTCACTCCAATGCGCAAAAAATGGAAAAATTATATGGAAATGGGATGAGTATGAAAGATTATATGATTTAGAATTAAGACATCCATATTCTAATAAGAAGATTTTATTTTTTCAATCAGGTCCCAGAACATATTGTATCAATATGGAAACAGGGAAAACTGAATGGAAGAAAACATGGGATAAGGCATTATATGATAAATGCAGCGGATATCAAAATGATTTTTTTGAACTAAAGCAGTATCACGAATTAGGAGAAATTTATCCTGAAATTGACATATTAGATATAAGCAATGGTAGCATTAAAGGTAAAATAATCCCTAAATTTGTAAATACCACCTCATATAATGTTTTAGATGAATTGGGAGATATACATTCAGTTTCTCCTTTTGAAAAAAATGGCAAAGTTTATTTGCTTATTACTTATAATGAAGCAATAAGTTATTCTAAGTCTATTCCCTTAATCAGTCTATACAATTACACAGATAAAACTTGGGTGTATGAATACAAAAAAATAACTAATCTAGAGCAAGGAGGTTTAGGTTTCGTAGATATTCAATATGATAAAATATATCATGATGGTGCAAGCCATGTGTTTTGCAATGATCTATGGACTGGTGACAGTATATGGACTCAAAAATTTAATGGAAACTTTCTTTTTGGAAGTTGTCTGGTTGATAATGGCACAATGTATTGCGCCGCCGAGGGCGATGGATATTACGCCTTAGATGCAGAGACAGGAGCCATCAAGTGGAAGGGAGAGCGCGCACCTGGTACTAGCAGTAGAATGGTGATATTGAATGGAGTACTTTATTATATAAATGGCGGTGATGGCAGACTTTGGGCACTTGATGCAGCTACAGGCAAAACCTTATGGCGACTCAAAAGTCCAGACAATAACTTTGGCTTCAAGCGAGAGATCAATGTGATGCAAGGAGATGGAGAGCGCAAAGGCTATGTATTGACAAGTACATGGCATGGGGCTTGTGCTTATGAGGCGGAACGGTAG
- a CDS encoding PQQ-like beta-propeller repeat protein — MISLFNYTENKWVYEYKKITNLESYALPCVDIQNNKIYHDGASHVFCNDLWTGDSIWTQEFKGNFLFGSCTYDQGTLYCAAEGDGYYALDAETGAIKWKGERAPGTSSRMVVLNGVLYYINGGDGRLWALDAATGKTLWRLKSPDGYSFKREINVMQGDGERKGYVLTSTWHGACAYEAER, encoded by the coding sequence TTGATAAGTTTGTTTAATTATACTGAAAATAAATGGGTATATGAATACAAGAAAATTACCAATCTAGAGTCCTATGCTTTGCCATGTGTAGATATTCAAAACAATAAAATATATCATGATGGAGCAAGTCATGTATTCTGCAATGATCTTTGGACAGGAGATAGCATTTGGACTCAAGAGTTCAAGGGTAATTTTCTGTTTGGAAGTTGTACTTATGATCAAGGCACTCTCTACTGCGCCGCCGAAGGCGACGGCTATTACGCTTTAGATGCGGAGACCGGAGCGATCAAGTGGAAGGGAGAACGTGCGCCGGGCACAAGCAGTAGAATGGTGGTATTGAATGGAGTACTGTATTACATCAATGGAGGCGACGGACGACTATGGGCTCTGGATGCAGCAACAGGCAAGACATTATGGCGACTAAAAAGTCCCGACGGCTATAGTTTCAAGCGAGAGATCAATGTGATGCAGGGAGATGGCGAGAGAAAGGGATATGTCCTCACGAGCACATGGCATGGAGCCTGTGCGTATGAGGCGGAACGGTAG
- a CDS encoding PQQ-binding-like beta-propeller repeat protein — translation MKKIIAIIFIGLFLGCGCNNEEDPSLKLENGVITEKPFIWWNKEEEHDNYIITTPFIYNNSFIAETHQNGRSYLSFQNAKDGKLLWKWDDYLYDYDIDLRFPHCSHLGFLFFQSGPRSYCVNLESGKTQWKKTWNDPLFSISGGYQKEVFLLQDYPDNGATHPGFYILNLETGSVKEKIIPHFENFTNRNVSNEFGRITGVNPIEKNGKVYLLITYCESINDKHCFPLIGLYNSTDKKWVYEYKKITNLEQYSLGFVDIQNEKIYHDGASHVFCNDLWTGDSIWTQEFKGNFLFGSCTYDQGTLYCAAEGDGYYALDAETGAIKWKGERAPGTSSRMVVLNGVFYYVNGGDGRLWALDAATGKTLWRLKSPDGYSFKREINVMQGDGERKGYVLTSTWHGACAYEAER, via the coding sequence ATGAAAAAAATAATTGCAATAATATTTATTGGACTCTTCCTTGGTTGTGGATGCAACAATGAAGAGGATCCTTCTCTTAAGTTGGAGAACGGTGTAATTACAGAAAAACCATTTATCTGGTGGAATAAAGAAGAAGAGCATGATAATTATATCATCACCACTCCTTTTATTTATAACAATTCTTTCATTGCAGAAACTCATCAGAATGGCAGATCTTATTTATCTTTCCAAAATGCAAAAGATGGGAAACTACTTTGGAAATGGGATGATTATCTATACGATTATGATATTGATTTGAGATTTCCACATTGTTCACATCTTGGATTTCTATTTTTTCAATCTGGACCAAGATCTTATTGTGTTAATTTGGAATCAGGAAAAACCCAATGGAAGAAAACTTGGAATGATCCATTATTTTCAATTTCTGGAGGGTATCAAAAAGAAGTTTTTTTACTTCAAGATTATCCTGATAATGGGGCAACTCATCCCGGCTTTTATATACTAAATTTGGAAACAGGAAGTGTTAAAGAGAAAATTATTCCACATTTTGAAAATTTTACAAATAGAAATGTATCGAATGAATTTGGAAGAATTACGGGGGTAAATCCGATTGAAAAAAATGGGAAGGTTTATTTATTAATTACCTATTGTGAATCCATAAATGATAAACATTGTTTTCCATTAATAGGTCTATATAATTCTACTGATAAAAAGTGGGTTTATGAGTATAAAAAGATAACTAATCTTGAGCAATATTCACTTGGTTTCGTAGATATTCAAAATGAAAAAATCTATCACGATGGAGCAAGTCATGTATTCTGCAATGATCTATGGACTGGAGATAGCATTTGGACTCAAGAGTTCAAGGGGAATTTTCTGTTTGGAAGTTGTACTTATGACCAAGGTACTCTCTACTGCGCCGCCGAAGGCGACGGCTATTACGCTTTAGATGCGGAGACCGGAGCGATCAAGTGGAAGGGGGAACGTGCGCCGGGCACAAGCAGTAGAATGGTGGTATTGAATGGAGTATTTTATTATGTCAATGGAGGCGATGGACGACTTTGGGCTCTGGATGCAGCTACAGGCAAGACATTATGGCGACTAAAAAGTCCCGACGGCTATAGCTTCAAGCGAGAGATCAATGTGATGCAGGGAGATGGCGAGAGAAAGGGATATGTCCTCACCAGCACGTGGCATGGAGCCTGTGCGTATGAGGCGGAACGGTAG
- a CDS encoding four helix bundle protein: MRITRFEDIVAWQKAQDVAVDIYTVFGSMKDFGFRDQICRATVSISNNIAEGFNRSSDADFIRYLYISLGSCNEVISMLYLAHRLKYIDETQKETLLNKSTEIAKIIRGLIKSFNKL, from the coding sequence ATGAGAATTACAAGATTTGAAGATATTGTAGCTTGGCAGAAGGCACAAGATGTTGCAGTGGATATATATACTGTTTTTGGATCAATGAAAGACTTTGGATTTAGAGATCAGATTTGCAGGGCAACGGTGTCAATATCAAACAATATCGCAGAAGGATTTAATCGAAGCAGCGATGCAGATTTTATTCGATATTTGTATATATCCTTAGGATCTTGTAATGAAGTTATATCAATGTTGTATTTAGCACACCGATTAAAATATATAGATGAAACGCAGAAAGAAACATTGCTCAATAAATCCACTGAAATTGCTAAAATAATCCGAGGATTAATAAAATCATTCAATAAATTATAA
- a CDS encoding IS30 family transposase encodes MYKQITYPQRVLIEQFKRQGMSIIQIAVELGYHRSTIYRELDRNSSPGSYKLYGSARAQDRSEQRAQGKGRKNKITSDLKSKVDQLLKIKWSPEQIEGRANIDKYERVSKECIYQYVYEDKRKGGDLWSNLRHSHRSRRRRKNTYKQRGIIKNRVCIEDRPKIVESQKRYGDWEGDTIVGKNHKSQIASMVERKSLFVKIIKLESKEAKFTAKTISCKLKKYKNLCHTITLDNGKENADHQTLAKALNTKIYFAHPYSAYERGCNENINGLIRQYLPKKSDFSMLKQTDLDRIESQINNRPRKKLGYKTPNEVFLNLVALKC; translated from the coding sequence ATGTATAAACAAATCACCTACCCTCAAAGGGTATTAATTGAACAATTTAAAAGGCAAGGAATGAGCATTATTCAGATTGCTGTGGAATTAGGATATCATAGAAGCACTATATATCGGGAACTCGATAGAAACTCTTCACCTGGTTCATACAAGTTATATGGAAGCGCAAGAGCTCAGGATCGGAGTGAACAGAGAGCACAAGGAAAGGGAAGGAAGAATAAAATTACAAGCGATCTTAAAAGCAAAGTGGATCAATTACTTAAAATCAAGTGGAGCCCAGAGCAAATCGAAGGTCGAGCGAATATTGATAAGTATGAAAGGGTTAGTAAAGAGTGCATATATCAATATGTATATGAAGATAAAAGGAAAGGAGGTGATCTATGGAGTAATTTAAGACATTCCCACAGAAGTAGGCGAAGACGCAAAAATACCTATAAACAAAGGGGAATTATCAAAAACAGAGTATGTATTGAAGATAGACCAAAGATTGTTGAATCTCAAAAAAGGTATGGAGATTGGGAAGGAGATACTATAGTAGGAAAGAATCATAAGTCCCAAATTGCCAGTATGGTGGAAAGAAAATCCTTGTTTGTCAAGATCATTAAGCTGGAGTCCAAAGAAGCTAAATTCACAGCCAAAACAATCAGTTGCAAATTGAAAAAATATAAAAACTTATGCCATACAATTACATTAGACAATGGAAAAGAAAATGCAGATCATCAAACATTGGCAAAAGCATTGAATACTAAGATATACTTTGCTCATCCATATTCCGCTTATGAAAGAGGTTGCAATGAAAATATCAATGGTTTAATACGACAATACTTGCCAAAAAAATCAGACTTTTCCATGCTCAAGCAAACTGACTTGGATCGAATTGAATCCCAAATAAATAATCGACCAAGAAAAAAATTAGGCTACAAAACACCAAATGAAGTATTTTTGAACCTTGTCGCACTTAAATGTTGA
- a CDS encoding PQQ-binding-like beta-propeller repeat protein, whose translation MKRIISIIFLSAILLGCSCTKEDNSNSTKTENGVIIDKPYLWWNQEEEHDNFIITTPFTYKRNFIAETHEGGTSYMSLQNVLDGSILWKWSGYINPYDIDIRTIYATNNKLVWQSGPRTYCINLDNGKLNWTAKYEKPQFFIESGNESECFLIQNHPSDSDIFPGIEILNIDNGNRNEKIIPPFKNYTNQNVINEYGSIYGAQSYFRNNDENLIISYAEPNNYYNSKGFLGLFNRKSKLWKYTLLLNDKKVAGELKIYNEKIYFVIGDAIQCRSVWSGDSVWHKDFKGNFVYGGYMIDHGTLYCAAEGDGYYALDAETGAIKWKGERAPGTSSRMVVLNGVLYYINGGDGRLWALDAATGKTLWRLKSPDGYSFKREINVMQGDGERKGYVLTSTWHGACAYEAER comes from the coding sequence ATGAAAAGAATTATTTCAATTATTTTTTTGAGTGCCATCCTCCTTGGGTGTTCGTGCACTAAGGAGGATAACTCCAATTCAACTAAGACTGAAAATGGGGTAATTATAGATAAGCCATATTTATGGTGGAACCAAGAGGAAGAGCATGATAATTTTATTATTACTACTCCATTTACATATAAAAGAAATTTTATTGCTGAAACACATGAAGGTGGCACTTCATATATGTCATTACAAAATGTTCTAGATGGTAGTATTCTATGGAAATGGTCAGGATATATTAATCCATATGATATTGACATAAGAACGATATATGCAACCAATAATAAATTGGTTTGGCAAAGTGGGCCACGTACTTATTGTATTAATTTAGATAATGGAAAATTGAATTGGACTGCTAAATATGAAAAACCTCAATTTTTCATAGAATCTGGAAATGAAAGTGAATGCTTTCTTATTCAAAATCATCCTTCTGACTCAGACATATTTCCTGGTATAGAAATATTAAATATCGATAATGGAAATAGAAATGAGAAAATTATTCCACCATTTAAGAATTATACAAATCAGAATGTAATAAATGAATATGGATCAATATATGGAGCACAAAGTTACTTCAGAAATAATGATGAAAATTTAATAATATCATATGCGGAACCAAACAACTATTATAATAGTAAGGGCTTTTTAGGCTTATTTAACAGAAAAAGTAAGCTTTGGAAATATACATTGTTATTAAATGATAAAAAAGTTGCAGGTGAATTAAAAATATACAATGAAAAAATTTACTTTGTAATAGGTGATGCAATTCAGTGCAGGAGTGTTTGGAGTGGAGATAGTGTTTGGCATAAAGATTTTAAAGGAAATTTTGTGTATGGCGGTTATATGATCGACCACGGCACGCTCTACTGTGCCGCCGAAGGCGATGGCTATTACGCTTTAGATGCGGAGACCGGAGCGATCAAGTGGAAGGGAGAACGTGCGCCGGGCACAAGCAGTAGAATGGTTGTATTGAATGGAGTACTGTATTACATCAATGGAGGCGACGGACGACTATGGGCTCTGGATGCAGCTACAGGAAAGACATTATGGCGACTAAAAAGTCCCGACGGCTATAGTTTCAAGCGAGAGATCAATGTGATGCAGGGAGATGGCGAGAGAAAGGGATATGTCCTCACCAGCACGTGGCATGGAGCCTGTGCGTATGAGGCGGAGAGGTAG